The Medicago truncatula cultivar Jemalong A17 chromosome 4, MtrunA17r5.0-ANR, whole genome shotgun sequence genome includes a region encoding these proteins:
- the LOC25493268 gene encoding calmodulin-binding transcription activator 2 isoform X2, with product MTERSSPEMALRLDFKQLQFEAQHRWLRPAEILGILSNYQMFEISKEPPTRPPSGSLFLFNRKILRHFRRDGYNWRKKNDGKTVKEAHEKLKVEGSDKIHCYYAHGEDNENFQRRSYWRLEPDMMDIVFVHYLDVKVNKSNVGISTDTKEVTSDSQKGSSTSSGFPANYGNMRSRNMDSMSPTSTLTSLCEDADSEDIHQASSVFRTFHELHNPGNGPQTDKIGAHSNGPNLMHPFSGSNYLPLVQGGKFNSNEGQRALDIGSWDNVMDKSSGTHTDPSPVSSYSFPSSSMSVFNEGSGSQSLQSNWQNPFEENAGGFPKWSFTQSLSMEFESNYSAELLGLGKETGYASPEIDPDLFSFDFEPKEQSVHQNLHTEHASMNAKESLTKVDSFSKWIKEFASVDDLHMQSSPDISWGTDECGNVIDDTSLDLSLSQDQLFSIHDFSPKWAYADSEIEVLIIGTFVNSRPEVTTCNWSCMFGEVEVPATILANGILSCQAPPHEIGRVPFYVTFSNRFACSEVQEFEYKEGFTRNVDLADFFNNSTEMRHHLHLEELLTLDSVHLSDQVLEVDMEKSNMIHKLISLKEKDEYSCNEEPTGEMDISKHRLKAHIFHRQVKEKLYSWLLHKVTETGKGPHVFGKDGQGVLHLVAALGYDWAIAPIVTSGVNINFRDVNGWTALHWAASCGRERTVALLVSMGAAAGALTDPCPAFPSGRTPADLASGDGQKGISGFLAESLLTSHLESLTMDDVNKDGTKETLGMKAVQTISERIATPVHWGDMQDAICLKDSLDAVRNATQAADRIHQVFRMQSFQRKQLAQYEEDGEEFGLSDQQALSLLASKASKSGHGEGSANAAAVQIQKKFRGWTKRKEFLFIRQRVVKIQAHVRGHQVRKKYKPIIWSVGILEKVILRWRRKGSGLRGFRSDAINKVPNQPTSLPEKEDDYDFLKEGRKQSEQKFQKALLRVKSMVQYPEARAQYRRLLNVVDDYRQTKTCNLSSISSEEAADGVEDLVDIQMLFNDDNFVPMSFD from the exons ATGACGGAGCGTTCTTCTCCCGAAATGGCTCTTCGATTag ATTTTAAGCAGTTACAGTTTGAAGCACAGCATCGATGGTTACGCCCTGCAGAGATATTAGGAATTCTCAGCAACTATCAGATGTTTGAAATCTCAAAAGAACCGCCTACCCGGCCACCGA GTGGATcgctttttcttttcaatcgGAAAATTTTGAGGCACTTTAGAAGGGATGGATACAATTGGCGAAAGAAGAACGATGGAAAAACTGTGAAGGAAGCTCATGAGAAGTTGAAG GTGGAAGGTAGCGATAAGATACACTGCTACTACGCCCATGGAGAAGATAATGAAAATTTCCAGAGGCGAAGTTATTGGAGGCTTGAACC GGATATGATGGATATAGTATTTGTCCACTACTTGGATGTTAAG GTTAACAAGAGCAATGTAGGCATAAGTACAGATACTAAGGAGGTTACATCAGATTCCCAAAAGGGCAGTTCTACGTCATCTGGCTTTCCTGCAAATTACGGTAACATGCGTTCAAGAAATATGGATTCCATGAGCCCAACAAGCACTTTAACTTCTTTATGTGAAGATGCTGATTCAG AGGATATTCACCAAGCAAGCTCAGTGTTTCGCACCTTTCATGAGTTGCATAATCCGGGAAATGGTCCACAGACGGATAAGATTGGTGCTCATTCAAATGGTCCAAATCTTATGCACCCCTTTTCAG GATCAAATTACCTCCCACTTGTTCAGGGGGGTAAATTCAATTCAAACGAGGGTCAGAGAGCACTCGACATAGGGTCCTGGGACAATGTCATGGATAAATCTTCAGGAACGCATACCGATCCTTCCCCTGTATCATCCTATTCTTTTCCATCAAGTTCAATGTCTGTCTTCAATGAAGGAAGTGGCTCACAGTCTCTACAATCAAATTGGCAG AACCCTTTTGAAGAAAATGCGGGCGGATTTCCAAAGTGGAGCTTTACTCAGTCGTTAAGCATGGAATTTGAATCTAACTATTCCGCTGAACTACTGGGTTTGGGTAAAGAAACTGGTTATGCAAGTCCAGAAATTGATCCTGAcctattttcttttgattttgagcCAAAAGAGCAGTCTGTGCATCAAAACTTGCACACGGAGCATGCTTCTATGAATGCTAAAGAGAGCCTGACGAAGGTTGACAGCTTCTCTAAATGGATTAAAGAATTTGCATCAGTGGATGATCTGCACATGCAGTCTTCCCCTGATATTTCATGGGGCACGGATGAATGTGGAAATGTGATAGATGATACCTCATTGGACCTGTCTCTATCTCAAGACCAGCTGTTTAGCATACATGACTTTTCACCTAAATGGGCTTATGCTGATTCAGAAATTGAG GTGTTGATTATTGGAACATTTGTGAATAGTAGACCAGAGGTGACAACGTGTAACTGGTCCTGTATGTTTGGGGAAGTGGAAGTTCCAGCTACGATTTTAGCTAATGGAATTCTGAGCTGTCAAGCTCCACCTCATGAGATTGGACGGGTTCCTTTCTACGTAACCTTCTCCAATAGATTTGCTTGTAGTGAAGTTCAGGAATTTGAGTACAAAGAGGGCTTTACCAGAAATGTAGATTTGgcagatttttttaacaactcAACTGAAATGCGACATCATTTGCATCTGGAGGAGTTACTTACTTTGGATTCAGTGCATCTTTCAGATCAAGTTCTTGAGGTTGATATGGAGAAAAGTAACATGATTCATAAGCTTATTTCACTAAAAGAGAAAGATGAATATTCGTGTAATGAAGAGCCAACTGGAGAGATGGATATTTCAAAACACAGGTTGAAGGCACATATCTTTCATAGGCAGGTTAAGGAGAAGCTGTACTCATGGCTTCTTCACAAAGTAACTGAAACTGGTAAAGGGCCTCATGTGTTTGGTAAAGATGGGCAAGGTGTACTACATTTAGTTGCTGCTCTTGGTTATGATTGGGCCATAGCACCAATTGTAACTTCTGGAGTTAATATCAACTTCCGTGATGTGAATGGATGGACGGCTCTACACTGGGCTGCATCATGTGGCAG AGAGAGAACGGTTGCTCTCCTTGTCTCCATGGGTGCAGCTGCTGGAGCGTTGACAGATCCATGTCCAGCATTCCCTTCAGGAAGAACGCCTGCAGATCTTGCTTCTGGTGATGGCCAGAAAGGAATTTCAGGTTTTCTTGCCGAGTCATTATTAACTAGCCACCTTGAATCACTCACAATGGATGATGTGAATAAAGATGGCACAAAAGAAACTTTAGGGATGAAAGCAGTACAGACGATTTCAGAACGAATTGCAACGCCTGTGCACTGGGGAGATATGCAAGATGCTATATGCCTTAAGGATTCTCTTGATGCTGTCCGTAATGCTACACAAGCCGCTGATAGAATACATCAAGTATTTAGAATGCAATCATTTCAAAGAAAGCAGCTAGCTCAGTATGAAGAGGATGGTGAGGAGTTTGGATTGTCAGATCAGCAAGCTCTTTCGCTTCTAGCTTCTAAGGCATCCAAATCTGGACATGGGGAGGGTTCAGCCAATGCTGCTGCAGTACAAATACAGAAAAAGTTCCGTGGCTGGACAAAGAGAAAAGAATTCTTGTTCATTCGTCAAAGAGTTGTCAAAATCCAG GCCCATGTAAGAGGTCACCAGGTAAGAAAGAAGTACAAACCAATCATTTGGTCCGTGGGAATCCTGGAGAAGGTTATATTACGGTGGAGGCGTAAGGGCAGTGGTTTACGTGGATTTCGATCAGATGCCATTAATAAGGTCCCCAACCAACCAACCAGCCTTCCCGAAAAGGAGGATGACTATGATTTTCTCAAGGAAGGGAGGAAACAGAGTGAACAAAAGTTTCAAAAGGCCCTTTTAAGGGTTAAGTCCATGGTTCAGTATCCAGAAGCTCGGGCCCAATACAGGCGTCTGCTAAATGTAGTGGACGATTACCGTCAAACCAAG ACATGTAATCTGAGTTCGATAAGTTCGGAAGAGGCAGCTGATGGTGTGGAGGATTTGGTTGACATTCAAATGCTTTTTAATGATGACAACTTTGTACCTATGTCATTTGATTGA
- the LOC25493268 gene encoding calmodulin-binding transcription activator 2 isoform X1, with the protein MTERSSPEMALRLDFKQLQFEAQHRWLRPAEILGILSNYQMFEISKEPPTRPPSGSLFLFNRKILRHFRRDGYNWRKKNDGKTVKEAHEKLKVEGSDKIHCYYAHGEDNENFQRRSYWRLEPDMMDIVFVHYLDVKVNKSNVGISTDTKEVTSDSQKGSSTSSGFPANYGNMRSRNMDSMSPTSTLTSLCEDADSEDIHQASSVFRTFHELHNPGNGPQTDKIGAHSNGPNLMHPFSGSNYLPLVQGGKFNSNEGQRALDIGSWDNVMDKSSGTHTDPSPVSSYSFPSSSMSVFNEGSGSQSLQSNWQNPFEENAGGFPKWSFTQSLSMEFESNYSAELLGLGKETGYASPEIDPDLFSFDFEPKEQSVHQNLHTEHASMNAKESLTKVDSFSKWIKEFASVDDLHMQSSPDISWGTDECGNVIDDTSLDLSLSQDQLFSIHDFSPKWAYADSEIEVLIIGTFVNSRPEVTTCNWSCMFGEVEVPATILANGILSCQAPPHEIGRVPFYVTFSNRFACSEVQEFEYKEGFTRNVDLADFFNNSTEMRHHLHLEELLTLDSVHLSDQVLEVDMEKSNMIHKLISLKEKDEYSCNEEPTGEMDISKHRLKAHIFHRQVKEKLYSWLLHKVTETGKGPHVFGKDGQGVLHLVAALGYDWAIAPIVTSGVNINFRDVNGWTALHWAASCGRERTVALLVSMGAAAGALTDPCPAFPSGRTPADLASGDGQKGISGFLAESLLTSHLESLTMDDVNKDGTKETLGMKAVQTISERIATPVHWGDMQDAICLKDSLDAVRNATQAADRIHQVFRMQSFQRKQLAQYEEDGEEFGLSDQQALSLLASKASKSGHGEGSANAAAVQIQKKFRGWTKRKEFLFIRQRVVKIQAHVRGHQVRKKYKPIIWSVGILEKVILRWRRKGSGLRGFRSDAINKVPNQPTSLPEKEDDYDFLKEGRKQSEQKFQKALLRVKSMVQYPEARAQYRRLLNVVDDYRQTKQTCNLSSISSEEAADGVEDLVDIQMLFNDDNFVPMSFD; encoded by the exons ATGACGGAGCGTTCTTCTCCCGAAATGGCTCTTCGATTag ATTTTAAGCAGTTACAGTTTGAAGCACAGCATCGATGGTTACGCCCTGCAGAGATATTAGGAATTCTCAGCAACTATCAGATGTTTGAAATCTCAAAAGAACCGCCTACCCGGCCACCGA GTGGATcgctttttcttttcaatcgGAAAATTTTGAGGCACTTTAGAAGGGATGGATACAATTGGCGAAAGAAGAACGATGGAAAAACTGTGAAGGAAGCTCATGAGAAGTTGAAG GTGGAAGGTAGCGATAAGATACACTGCTACTACGCCCATGGAGAAGATAATGAAAATTTCCAGAGGCGAAGTTATTGGAGGCTTGAACC GGATATGATGGATATAGTATTTGTCCACTACTTGGATGTTAAG GTTAACAAGAGCAATGTAGGCATAAGTACAGATACTAAGGAGGTTACATCAGATTCCCAAAAGGGCAGTTCTACGTCATCTGGCTTTCCTGCAAATTACGGTAACATGCGTTCAAGAAATATGGATTCCATGAGCCCAACAAGCACTTTAACTTCTTTATGTGAAGATGCTGATTCAG AGGATATTCACCAAGCAAGCTCAGTGTTTCGCACCTTTCATGAGTTGCATAATCCGGGAAATGGTCCACAGACGGATAAGATTGGTGCTCATTCAAATGGTCCAAATCTTATGCACCCCTTTTCAG GATCAAATTACCTCCCACTTGTTCAGGGGGGTAAATTCAATTCAAACGAGGGTCAGAGAGCACTCGACATAGGGTCCTGGGACAATGTCATGGATAAATCTTCAGGAACGCATACCGATCCTTCCCCTGTATCATCCTATTCTTTTCCATCAAGTTCAATGTCTGTCTTCAATGAAGGAAGTGGCTCACAGTCTCTACAATCAAATTGGCAG AACCCTTTTGAAGAAAATGCGGGCGGATTTCCAAAGTGGAGCTTTACTCAGTCGTTAAGCATGGAATTTGAATCTAACTATTCCGCTGAACTACTGGGTTTGGGTAAAGAAACTGGTTATGCAAGTCCAGAAATTGATCCTGAcctattttcttttgattttgagcCAAAAGAGCAGTCTGTGCATCAAAACTTGCACACGGAGCATGCTTCTATGAATGCTAAAGAGAGCCTGACGAAGGTTGACAGCTTCTCTAAATGGATTAAAGAATTTGCATCAGTGGATGATCTGCACATGCAGTCTTCCCCTGATATTTCATGGGGCACGGATGAATGTGGAAATGTGATAGATGATACCTCATTGGACCTGTCTCTATCTCAAGACCAGCTGTTTAGCATACATGACTTTTCACCTAAATGGGCTTATGCTGATTCAGAAATTGAG GTGTTGATTATTGGAACATTTGTGAATAGTAGACCAGAGGTGACAACGTGTAACTGGTCCTGTATGTTTGGGGAAGTGGAAGTTCCAGCTACGATTTTAGCTAATGGAATTCTGAGCTGTCAAGCTCCACCTCATGAGATTGGACGGGTTCCTTTCTACGTAACCTTCTCCAATAGATTTGCTTGTAGTGAAGTTCAGGAATTTGAGTACAAAGAGGGCTTTACCAGAAATGTAGATTTGgcagatttttttaacaactcAACTGAAATGCGACATCATTTGCATCTGGAGGAGTTACTTACTTTGGATTCAGTGCATCTTTCAGATCAAGTTCTTGAGGTTGATATGGAGAAAAGTAACATGATTCATAAGCTTATTTCACTAAAAGAGAAAGATGAATATTCGTGTAATGAAGAGCCAACTGGAGAGATGGATATTTCAAAACACAGGTTGAAGGCACATATCTTTCATAGGCAGGTTAAGGAGAAGCTGTACTCATGGCTTCTTCACAAAGTAACTGAAACTGGTAAAGGGCCTCATGTGTTTGGTAAAGATGGGCAAGGTGTACTACATTTAGTTGCTGCTCTTGGTTATGATTGGGCCATAGCACCAATTGTAACTTCTGGAGTTAATATCAACTTCCGTGATGTGAATGGATGGACGGCTCTACACTGGGCTGCATCATGTGGCAG AGAGAGAACGGTTGCTCTCCTTGTCTCCATGGGTGCAGCTGCTGGAGCGTTGACAGATCCATGTCCAGCATTCCCTTCAGGAAGAACGCCTGCAGATCTTGCTTCTGGTGATGGCCAGAAAGGAATTTCAGGTTTTCTTGCCGAGTCATTATTAACTAGCCACCTTGAATCACTCACAATGGATGATGTGAATAAAGATGGCACAAAAGAAACTTTAGGGATGAAAGCAGTACAGACGATTTCAGAACGAATTGCAACGCCTGTGCACTGGGGAGATATGCAAGATGCTATATGCCTTAAGGATTCTCTTGATGCTGTCCGTAATGCTACACAAGCCGCTGATAGAATACATCAAGTATTTAGAATGCAATCATTTCAAAGAAAGCAGCTAGCTCAGTATGAAGAGGATGGTGAGGAGTTTGGATTGTCAGATCAGCAAGCTCTTTCGCTTCTAGCTTCTAAGGCATCCAAATCTGGACATGGGGAGGGTTCAGCCAATGCTGCTGCAGTACAAATACAGAAAAAGTTCCGTGGCTGGACAAAGAGAAAAGAATTCTTGTTCATTCGTCAAAGAGTTGTCAAAATCCAG GCCCATGTAAGAGGTCACCAGGTAAGAAAGAAGTACAAACCAATCATTTGGTCCGTGGGAATCCTGGAGAAGGTTATATTACGGTGGAGGCGTAAGGGCAGTGGTTTACGTGGATTTCGATCAGATGCCATTAATAAGGTCCCCAACCAACCAACCAGCCTTCCCGAAAAGGAGGATGACTATGATTTTCTCAAGGAAGGGAGGAAACAGAGTGAACAAAAGTTTCAAAAGGCCCTTTTAAGGGTTAAGTCCATGGTTCAGTATCCAGAAGCTCGGGCCCAATACAGGCGTCTGCTAAATGTAGTGGACGATTACCGTCAAACCAAG CAGACATGTAATCTGAGTTCGATAAGTTCGGAAGAGGCAGCTGATGGTGTGGAGGATTTGGTTGACATTCAAATGCTTTTTAATGATGACAACTTTGTACCTATGTCATTTGATTGA
- the LOC25493270 gene encoding ubiquinol oxidase 2, mitochondrial — MKHSALCYVARRALIGGRNSNRQSSAVVRSFAAAEIGQKHLYADGGNGGLFYWKRMMSSQAAPSKPSAEETEAKSTEKNEKKKEESSGTKNNVVASSYWGISRPKIMREDGTEWPWNCFMPWETYQSNVSIDLNKHHVPKNFLDKVAYRTVKLLRIPTDVFFKRRYGCRAMMLETVAAVPGMVGGMLLHLKSLRKFQHSGGWVKALLEEAENERMHLMTMVELVKPKWYERFLVLAVQGVFFNAFFVLYILSPKVAHRVVGYLEEEAIHSYTEYLKDIDSGAIENVPAPAIAIDYWRLPKDAKLKDVITVIRADEAHHRDVNHFASDIHFHGKELRDAPAPLGYH, encoded by the exons ATGAAGCATTCAGCATTGTGTTACGTGGCTCGCCGAGCTTTGATCGGTGGCCGGAATTCTAACCGTCAAAGTTCGGCGGTTGTGAGGTCATTCGCGGCGGCAGAAATTGGACAGAAGCATCTCTACGCCGATGGCGGAAACGGAGGTTTATTTTACTGGAAGAGGATGATGTCTTCGCAAGCGGCACCGTCGAAGCCATCGGCGGAAGAGACGGAGGCGAAATCGACCGAGAAGAacgagaagaagaaggaggagagtTCCGGAACGAAGAATAACGTGGTTGCGTCGAGTTATTGGGGGATTTCGAGGCCAAAGATTATGAGAGAGGATGGAACTGAGTGGCCTTGGAACTGCTTCATG CCATGGGAGACTTATCAATCAAACGTTTCCATTGATCTGAATAAGCATCATGTGCCGAAGAATTTTCTGGATAAAGTCGCTTACAGGACAGTGAAGCTTCTCAGAATTCCCACTGATGTGTTTTTTAAG AGACGTTATGGTTGCCGTGCAATGATGCTTGAAACAGTTGCAGCTGTCCCTGGAATGGTTGGAGGGATGCTGTTGCACCTCAAGTCACTCCGAAAATTTCAGCATAGTGGTGGTTGGGTCAAAGCATTGCTTGAAGAAGCAGAGAATGAGAGGATGCACCTAATGACTATGGTAGAACTTGTGAAGCCGAAATGGTACGAGAGATTTCTGGTTCTTGCTGTACAGGGAGTTTTCTTCAATGCATTCTTTGTACTTTACATACTTTCCCCAAAGGTGGCTCATAGAGTTGTTGGGTACCTTGAAGAAGAAGCTATACATTCTTACACTGAGTATTTGAAGGACATTGATAGTGGTGCAATTGAAAATGTTCCTGCTCCTGCCATTGCAATAGACTATTGGAGGCTTCCCAAGGATGCCAAATTGAAAGATGTTATAACAGTCATTCGTGCTGACGAGGCTCACCATCGGGATGTGAACCATTTCGCTTCA GATATCCACTTCCACGGTAAAGAACTGCGGGACGCACCAGCTCCTCTTGGTTATCATTAG